The Kitasatospora sp. NBC_00374 genome has a segment encoding these proteins:
- a CDS encoding aspartate carbamoyltransferase catalytic subunit, translated as MKRHLVSTADLSRDDALLILDTAEELAHLSGRSVKKLPTLRGRTVVNLFFEDSTRTKTSFEVAEKRLSADVINFSAKGSSVSKGESLKDTALTLQAMGADAVVIRHHASGAPARLAQSDWLHGSVINAGDGTHEHPTQALLDAFTIRRHLNPGAGHDLAGRRVTIVGDILHSRVARSNVHLLTTLGAEVTFVAPPTLLPIGIENWPCQISYDLDAVLPKTDALMMLRVQRERMNAAFFPTEREYSRRYGMDGLRMAQLPEHAIVMHPGPMVRGMEITAEVADSPRCTAVEQVANGVSTRMAVLYLLLGGAVFADASADTTRTDNPEAAK; from the coding sequence GTGAAGCGCCATCTCGTCTCCACCGCCGACCTCAGCCGCGACGACGCGCTGCTCATCCTGGACACCGCCGAGGAGCTGGCCCACCTCTCCGGACGGTCCGTCAAGAAGCTGCCCACGCTGCGCGGCCGCACCGTCGTCAACCTCTTCTTCGAGGACTCCACCCGCACCAAGACCTCCTTCGAGGTCGCCGAGAAGCGGCTGTCCGCGGACGTCATCAACTTCTCCGCCAAGGGCTCGTCGGTCTCCAAGGGCGAGAGCCTGAAGGACACCGCGCTGACCCTGCAGGCGATGGGCGCCGACGCCGTCGTCATCCGGCACCACGCCTCCGGCGCGCCCGCCCGGCTCGCCCAGTCCGACTGGCTGCACGGCAGCGTCATCAACGCCGGCGACGGCACCCACGAGCACCCCACCCAGGCGCTGCTCGACGCCTTCACCATCCGCCGCCACCTCAACCCCGGCGCCGGGCACGACCTGGCGGGCCGCCGGGTCACCATCGTCGGCGACATCCTGCACAGCCGGGTGGCCCGCTCCAACGTCCACCTGCTGACCACCCTCGGCGCCGAGGTCACCTTCGTCGCCCCGCCGACCCTGCTCCCGATCGGCATCGAGAACTGGCCCTGCCAGATCTCGTACGACCTGGACGCGGTGCTGCCCAAGACCGACGCGCTGATGATGCTGCGGGTCCAGCGCGAGCGGATGAACGCCGCGTTCTTCCCGACCGAGCGCGAGTACTCCCGGCGCTACGGCATGGACGGCCTGCGGATGGCCCAGCTGCCCGAGCACGCCATCGTGATGCACCCCGGCCCGATGGTCCGCGGCATGGAGATCACCGCCGAGGTCGCCGACTCCCCGCGCTGCACCGCGGTCGAGCAGGTCGCCAACGGCGTCTCCACCCGGATGGCCGTGCTCTACCTCCTGCTCGGCGGGGCGGTCTTCGCCGACGCCTCCGCCGACACCACCCGTACCGACAACCCGGAGGCCGCCAAGTGA
- the nusB gene encoding transcription antitermination factor NusB yields MAAARSKARTRAFQILFEADHRGVSPEQVLADWVARAREPKPDEGIPQVAEYTMQLVEGYTQYARRIDELIATYAVGWTIDRMPVADRNVLRLGTYELIWEDGVPDAVVVDEAVEIAKEYSTDESPAFVNGLLARFMELKPTIRRD; encoded by the coding sequence GTGGCGGCTGCACGCAGCAAGGCCCGCACCAGGGCTTTCCAGATCCTGTTCGAGGCGGATCACCGCGGTGTCTCCCCGGAGCAGGTGCTCGCCGACTGGGTGGCCCGCGCACGCGAGCCCAAGCCGGACGAGGGCATCCCGCAGGTCGCCGAGTACACCATGCAGTTGGTCGAGGGCTACACGCAGTACGCCCGCCGGATCGACGAGCTGATCGCGACCTACGCCGTCGGCTGGACGATCGACCGGATGCCGGTCGCGGACCGCAACGTCCTGCGGCTCGGCACCTACGAGCTGATCTGGGAGGACGGTGTCCCGGACGCGGTCGTGGTCGACGAGGCCGTCGAGATCGCCAAGGAATACTCCACGGACGAGTCGCCCGCCTTCGTGAACGGCCTGCTGGCCCGCTTCATGGAGCTGAAGCCGACCATCCGTCGGGACTGA
- a CDS encoding thioesterase family protein → MTTAVRSEFDRGIALTPQADGPGRYAAELDAGWQIGGGINGGLLLAVAGHALSLRHGEHPDPVSISGYYLSAARPGPASVATELVRQGRSLSTGTASLTQDGEERLRVLATYGDLAAHTGEVRTSARPPVMPPPEDCIGVEHAPKELIEQAALLARFDLRLDPATIGWALGRPSEEGRIQGWFKLADGREPDPLLLLLVADALPPVTFDLGIPGWAPTIELTVHLRAKPAPGWLRVSHATRNLAGGYFEEDAEVWDSTGRLVAQSRQLARAPRGR, encoded by the coding sequence ATGACCACCGCGGTACGCAGCGAGTTCGACCGGGGCATCGCCCTGACCCCCCAGGCCGACGGGCCGGGCCGGTACGCGGCCGAGCTGGACGCCGGCTGGCAGATCGGCGGCGGGATCAACGGCGGCCTGCTGCTCGCGGTCGCGGGCCACGCGCTGTCGCTGCGGCACGGGGAGCACCCCGACCCGGTGTCGATCAGCGGGTACTACCTGTCCGCCGCCAGACCCGGCCCGGCGAGCGTGGCCACCGAGCTGGTCCGGCAGGGCCGTTCGCTGTCCACCGGCACCGCCTCGCTGACCCAGGACGGCGAGGAGCGGCTGCGGGTGCTGGCCACCTACGGCGACCTGGCCGCGCACACCGGCGAGGTCCGCACCAGCGCACGGCCGCCGGTCATGCCCCCGCCCGAGGACTGCATCGGCGTCGAGCACGCGCCGAAGGAGCTGATCGAGCAGGCCGCCCTGCTGGCCCGCTTCGACCTGCGGCTCGACCCGGCCACCATCGGCTGGGCGCTCGGCCGGCCCTCGGAGGAGGGCCGGATCCAGGGCTGGTTCAAGCTCGCCGACGGCCGCGAACCGGACCCGCTGCTGCTGCTCCTGGTGGCCGACGCGCTGCCGCCGGTCACCTTCGACCTCGGTATCCCCGGCTGGGCGCCGACCATCGAGCTCACCGTCCACCTGCGGGCGAAGCCGGCGCCGGGCTGGCTGCGGGTCAGCCACGCCACCCGCAACCTGGCCGGCGGCTACTTCGAGGAGGACGCCGAGGTCTGGGACTCGACGGGCCGCCTGGTCGCGCAGTCCCGCCAGCTGGCCCGGGCCCCGAGGGGGCGGTAG
- the pyrR gene encoding bifunctional pyr operon transcriptional regulator/uracil phosphoribosyltransferase PyrR has product MTTHNSSAPRPPHQVLDAGDITRIVTRIAHEIVERAKGADDVVLLGIHTRGVHLARRLQSRLNQVAGREIPLGTLDITMYRDDLRLKPARALEHTEIPAEGIDGKLVILVDDVLFSGRTIRAALDALSDIGRPRAVQLAVLVDRGHRELPIRADYVGKNLPTSLREAVQVQLADTDGRDAVLVGDRDYAARSSQALAAQPSDQPLPE; this is encoded by the coding sequence ATGACCACACACAACTCATCCGCGCCGCGCCCGCCGCACCAGGTGCTCGACGCCGGGGACATCACCCGGATCGTCACCCGGATCGCCCACGAGATCGTCGAACGCGCCAAGGGCGCCGACGACGTGGTGCTGCTCGGCATCCACACCCGCGGCGTCCACCTCGCCCGCCGGCTGCAGTCCCGGCTGAACCAGGTCGCCGGCCGCGAGATCCCGCTCGGCACCCTCGACATCACCATGTACCGGGACGACCTGCGGCTGAAGCCGGCCCGCGCGCTGGAGCACACCGAGATCCCCGCCGAGGGCATCGACGGCAAGCTGGTCATCCTGGTCGACGACGTGCTGTTCTCCGGCCGCACCATCCGGGCCGCCCTGGACGCCCTGAGCGACATCGGCCGCCCGCGCGCCGTCCAGCTCGCCGTCCTGGTCGACCGCGGCCACCGCGAGCTGCCGATCCGCGCCGACTACGTGGGCAAGAACCTGCCCACCTCGCTGCGCGAGGCCGTCCAGGTCCAGCTCGCCGACACCGACGGCCGCGACGCCGTCCTGGTCGGCGACCGCGACTACGCGGCCCGCTCCTCCCAGGCGCTCGCCGCCCAGCCGTCCGACCAGCCCCTCCCGGAGTGA
- a CDS encoding ABC transporter permease: MNQPAPPTADRPTPTVRLQTVRLRRLGQVGIGLRLAFTGGRNSLARTLLTAVGVGLGVATLLFASSFQTMKHHRDDRIHALVDTMHADDGLAPGPGTLLLMDASTAYHGSEVRGRIMQPEGPQAPLPPGLTGYPKPGEMAVSPALAKLLDSADGRLLKQRLDHPVGGRIADSGLVGPGDLTFILGAEDLSPDRGAMRIESFGDSYPPRQLEPELVLLSVTGIVVLLTPVAVFVAAATRFGGEARDRRLAALRLVGADRSMTARIAAGEALAGALTGLAVGWLLFGVAGRLAESVTIEGLSVFAADIDPDPLLAAAVMAAVPALAVAAALLAMRGIVAEPLGVVRGSDRTRRRLWWRLALPATGGLLLSQTPRGVDLGVEPLDLAIVVAGLVLLLTGIAALLPALLDLTVRDLSFGPPSLQLALGRLRLSGGGAARATAGTLVAVAGAVVLQTLFGAIADQHSSRGPHAGGSTGVVGVQARARFAGAGGSAAELAARLRAGDGARSAVGYVPIYLHGAHRDPNRTSLALVGACADLKELADLPSCADGDGFQVTGTGSAGAAGAGPQPGAEVTADLAGAAAPAWRLPATLPSVPGRSRALPADPAGVLLVTPAAVPAGVLTGQDAQVDVELDTAVPDAREVLRTAVHRIDPRARLFLPDEQVFAPDRAFNSVRRALTAAVVATLLLISLSMLVSLLEQLRERRRALACLLALGTPRRTLGLSLLWQSALPMGLGLVLAVGIGTGVGRLLLQLAGLPQQVAWEGGLAMAGAAAAGILGVTALTLPVLWRTTGTGALRHE, from the coding sequence GTGAACCAGCCCGCCCCGCCCACCGCCGACCGGCCGACCCCGACCGTACGGCTGCAGACCGTACGGCTGCGCCGCCTGGGCCAGGTCGGCATCGGTCTGCGACTCGCCTTCACCGGCGGCCGGAACAGCCTGGCCCGCACCCTGCTGACCGCCGTCGGCGTCGGGCTCGGGGTCGCCACACTGCTCTTCGCGTCCTCGTTCCAGACCATGAAGCACCACCGTGACGACCGGATCCACGCCCTGGTCGACACCATGCACGCCGACGACGGTCTCGCCCCCGGCCCCGGCACCCTGCTGCTGATGGACGCCTCCACCGCCTACCACGGCTCCGAGGTGCGCGGCCGGATCATGCAGCCGGAGGGGCCGCAGGCGCCGCTGCCACCCGGCCTGACCGGCTATCCGAAGCCCGGCGAGATGGCCGTCTCGCCGGCGCTGGCGAAACTGCTCGACTCGGCCGACGGACGGCTGCTGAAGCAGCGCCTCGACCACCCGGTCGGCGGCCGGATCGCCGACAGCGGCCTGGTCGGCCCCGGCGACCTCACCTTCATCCTCGGTGCCGAGGACCTGAGCCCCGACCGCGGCGCGATGCGGATCGAGTCCTTCGGCGACTCCTATCCGCCCCGGCAGCTGGAGCCCGAGCTGGTCCTGCTCAGCGTGACCGGCATCGTGGTGCTGCTCACCCCGGTCGCGGTGTTCGTCGCCGCGGCGACCCGGTTCGGCGGGGAGGCCCGCGACCGCAGGCTGGCCGCGCTGCGGCTGGTCGGCGCGGACCGGTCGATGACCGCCCGGATCGCGGCGGGGGAGGCGCTGGCCGGGGCGCTGACCGGGCTGGCGGTCGGCTGGCTGCTGTTCGGGGTGGCCGGGCGGCTCGCCGAGTCGGTGACCATCGAGGGCCTCAGCGTCTTCGCGGCCGACATCGACCCGGACCCGCTGCTGGCCGCCGCCGTGATGGCGGCCGTGCCGGCGCTCGCGGTCGCGGCCGCGCTGCTCGCGATGCGCGGGATCGTCGCGGAGCCGCTCGGCGTGGTGCGCGGCAGCGACCGGACCCGCCGCAGGCTGTGGTGGCGGCTGGCCCTGCCCGCCACCGGGGGCCTGCTGCTCTCCCAGACGCCACGGGGGGTCGACCTCGGCGTCGAGCCGCTCGACCTGGCGATCGTGGTGGCCGGGCTGGTCCTGCTGCTCACCGGCATCGCCGCCCTGCTGCCGGCCCTGCTCGACCTGACCGTCCGTGACCTCTCCTTCGGTCCGCCCTCCCTTCAGCTGGCCCTCGGCCGTCTGCGGCTCAGCGGCGGCGGCGCCGCCCGCGCCACGGCCGGCACGCTGGTCGCGGTCGCCGGCGCCGTCGTCCTGCAGACCCTGTTCGGCGCGATCGCCGACCAGCACAGCTCCCGCGGCCCGCACGCGGGCGGGAGCACCGGCGTCGTGGGGGTCCAGGCCCGGGCCAGGTTCGCGGGGGCCGGCGGATCCGCCGCGGAGCTGGCCGCCCGGCTGCGGGCCGGGGACGGGGCGCGGTCGGCCGTCGGCTACGTCCCGATCTACCTGCACGGCGCCCACCGGGACCCGAACCGGACGTCCCTCGCGCTGGTCGGTGCCTGCGCCGACCTCAAGGAGCTGGCCGACCTGCCCTCCTGCGCCGACGGCGACGGCTTCCAGGTCACGGGGACGGGCTCGGCCGGCGCCGCCGGGGCAGGCCCGCAGCCCGGCGCCGAGGTCACGGCCGACCTGGCCGGCGCGGCAGCGCCGGCCTGGCGGCTCCCGGCGACGCTGCCGTCCGTGCCGGGGCGTTCCCGCGCGCTCCCCGCCGACCCGGCCGGGGTCCTGCTGGTCACCCCCGCCGCCGTTCCGGCCGGCGTCCTGACCGGCCAGGACGCCCAGGTCGACGTGGAGCTCGACACCGCGGTGCCGGACGCCCGGGAGGTCCTGCGCACCGCCGTCCACCGGATCGACCCCCGGGCCCGGCTGTTCCTCCCCGACGAGCAGGTCTTCGCGCCGGACCGCGCCTTCAACAGCGTCCGCCGGGCGCTCACCGCCGCGGTGGTGGCCACCCTGCTGCTGATCTCGCTGAGCATGCTGGTGAGCCTGCTGGAGCAGCTGCGCGAGCGCCGGCGGGCGCTGGCCTGCCTGCTGGCCCTCGGTACGCCGCGGCGCACCCTCGGCCTGTCGCTGCTGTGGCAGAGCGCGCTGCCGATGGGGCTCGGCCTGGTCCTGGCGGTCGGCATCGGCACCGGGGTCGGCCGCCTGCTGCTCCAGCTGGCCGGTCTGCCGCAGCAGGTCGCCTGGGAAGGGGGCCTCGCCATGGCGGGCGCCGCGGCGGCCGGGATCCTAGGCGTCACCGCGCTCACCCTCCCGGTGCTCTGGCGGACCACCGGAACGGGCGCCCTGCGGCACGAGTAG
- the efp gene encoding elongation factor P yields the protein MASTNDLKNGMVLKLDGGKLWSVVEFQHVKPGKGPAFVRTKLKEVLTGKVVDKTFNAGTKVETANVDKRGMQFSYKDGEQFVFMDTDTYDQLFISPDVVGDASKYLLEGFEALVAVYEGAPLYIELPASVELLIDHTEPGVQGDRSTGGSKPATLETGAEIQVPLFIVTGEKIKVDTRDGSYLGRVNK from the coding sequence GTGGCTTCCACGAACGATCTCAAGAACGGCATGGTCCTCAAGCTTGACGGCGGCAAGCTCTGGTCCGTCGTCGAGTTCCAGCACGTCAAGCCCGGCAAGGGCCCGGCCTTCGTGCGCACCAAGCTGAAGGAGGTCCTGACCGGCAAGGTCGTCGACAAGACCTTCAACGCGGGCACCAAGGTCGAGACCGCCAACGTCGACAAGCGCGGCATGCAGTTCTCCTACAAGGACGGCGAGCAGTTCGTGTTCATGGACACGGACACCTACGACCAGCTGTTCATCAGCCCCGACGTCGTCGGCGACGCGTCCAAGTACCTGCTGGAGGGCTTCGAGGCCCTGGTCGCCGTCTACGAGGGCGCCCCCCTGTACATCGAGCTGCCGGCCTCGGTCGAGCTGCTGATCGACCACACCGAGCCGGGCGTCCAGGGCGACCGCTCCACCGGTGGCTCCAAGCCGGCCACCCTGGAGACCGGTGCCGAGATCCAGGTCCCGCTGTTCATCGTCACCGGTGAGAAGATCAAGGTCGACACCCGCGACGGCAGCTACCTCGGCCGGGTGAACAAGTAA
- a CDS encoding aminopeptidase P family protein produces the protein MSDAHAARRERLREYCSASGADAVLVTRAANVRYLTGCPPCGASVLLTRERVLLAVPEDLPPDDTGEHLMPEDVARLPVPPLADTAPALAEAAVRLRVADLAVEEHDLTVSRHRAVAGAAAGVRLLDLDQAVERLRVVKDEHEIADLRIAAEIADQALGELLESILVGRTERHLAMELERRMIDHGADRASFPVSVGTGAHSGLEKHQPTDRRVEEGDFLTVVLGAQYRGYGVSTARTFVIGAAPAPWQVELHRLVFHAQRAGREALGPGVPQHVPDDAARSILQAAGHAERSVHPVGHGIGLEIREAPRLGPADMGKLDNRVPVTVGPGVHLPGKGGVRIEDTLVVRPPEEGGPELLTITTKELLAL, from the coding sequence ATGTCCGATGCGCACGCGGCCCGACGAGAACGTCTCCGGGAGTACTGCAGTGCCTCCGGGGCCGACGCGGTGCTGGTCACCAGGGCCGCCAACGTCCGTTACCTGACCGGCTGCCCGCCCTGCGGGGCGAGCGTGCTGCTCACCCGGGAACGGGTGCTGCTGGCCGTCCCGGAGGACCTCCCCCCGGACGACACCGGCGAGCACCTGATGCCCGAGGACGTCGCCCGGCTGCCCGTCCCGCCGCTGGCCGACACGGCTCCGGCCCTGGCCGAGGCCGCCGTCCGGCTCAGGGTCGCCGACCTGGCGGTGGAGGAGCACGACCTCACGGTCAGCCGCCACCGCGCGGTGGCCGGGGCGGCGGCCGGGGTCCGGCTGCTGGACCTCGACCAGGCGGTCGAGCGGCTGCGGGTGGTGAAGGACGAGCACGAGATCGCCGACCTGCGGATCGCGGCCGAGATCGCCGACCAGGCGCTCGGCGAGCTGCTGGAGTCGATCCTGGTCGGCCGGACGGAGCGGCACCTGGCGATGGAACTGGAGCGCCGCATGATCGACCACGGCGCGGACCGGGCCTCCTTCCCGGTCTCGGTCGGCACCGGCGCCCACTCGGGCCTGGAGAAGCACCAGCCGACCGACCGCCGGGTCGAGGAGGGCGACTTCCTCACCGTGGTGCTCGGCGCGCAGTACCGCGGCTACGGGGTCTCCACCGCGCGGACCTTCGTGATCGGCGCGGCTCCGGCGCCCTGGCAGGTGGAGCTGCACCGGCTGGTCTTCCACGCCCAGCGGGCCGGTCGTGAGGCGCTCGGGCCGGGGGTCCCGCAGCACGTGCCGGACGACGCGGCCCGTTCGATCCTCCAGGCGGCCGGTCACGCCGAGCGCTCCGTGCATCCGGTCGGACACGGAATCGGGCTGGAGATCCGGGAGGCGCCGCGCCTGGGCCCCGCCGACATGGGTAAACTGGACAATCGCGTGCCGGTCACCGTCGGTCCAGGAGTCCACCTCCCGGGCAAGGGCGGGGTCCGGATCGAGGACACGCTCGTGGTGCGCCCCCCTGAGGAGGGCGGGCCCGAGCTGCTCACCATAACGACCAAGGAGCTCCTCGCCCTGTAG
- a CDS encoding transcriptional regulator, translating to MSSDYAKQLGAKLRAIRTQQGLSLHGVEEKSQGRWKAVVVGSYERGDRAVTVQRLAELAEFYGVPVQELLPGGTPGGAAEPPPRLVLDLERLTQVPSEKAGPLQRYAATIQSQRGDYNGKVLSIRQDDLRTLAVIYDQSPSILTEQLISWGVLNPDARRAVREEDAG from the coding sequence ATGTCCAGCGACTACGCGAAGCAACTCGGGGCCAAGCTCCGGGCGATCCGCACTCAGCAGGGTCTCTCCCTGCACGGCGTCGAGGAGAAGTCCCAGGGTCGCTGGAAGGCAGTCGTCGTCGGCTCGTACGAGCGTGGCGACCGCGCGGTGACGGTGCAGCGCCTGGCCGAGCTGGCCGAGTTCTACGGCGTCCCGGTCCAGGAGCTGCTGCCCGGCGGGACTCCGGGCGGTGCGGCCGAGCCGCCGCCGCGCCTGGTCCTCGACCTGGAGAGACTGACTCAGGTGCCGTCCGAGAAGGCCGGCCCGCTCCAGCGCTATGCGGCCACCATCCAGAGCCAGCGCGGCGACTACAACGGCAAGGTGCTCTCGATCCGCCAGGACGACCTGCGCACCCTCGCCGTGATCTACGACCAGTCGCCGTCGATCCTCACCGAGCAGCTGATCAGCTGGGGCGTCCTCAACCCCGACGCCCGCCGCGCGGTCCGCGAGGAGGACGCGGGCTGA